DNA sequence from the Methanobacteriaceae archaeon genome:
CCTAAAAGTGTTAAGCGTTTAATGAAGATTAAAAAGGGAGTAATGTCACGTATAAATATCAGAATTGATATTTGGAACCAAAGAAAAGTTTTTGATGGTTATCCCCCAAGTTTTTGACAGTCCCAAATCTTTCTTGATATAAATCTTGATATAAAAAAAGGATTAAATAAATATAGTTTTTTTATAATTGAGAACCAGAAGTTGGTTTAAATAAAAAAAATATGACTAGATTTTTTTATTATTCACGAACTGATTCTAATTCGCTTAAAACATTCCAGATAAGAGTTCGGGCATGAATTGGAATATTCGGGTCGTTACTGATCTCATCTAAAATAGAAATAACCGTACTGGCCCGTACAGTAGGCTCATCATCATCCTGAGATAATAAATTCTT
Encoded proteins:
- a CDS encoding UPF0147 family protein, producing MSTEAFERCNQILKHIMGDTSVPRNIRRAAEESKNLLSQDDDEPTVRASTVISILDEISNDPNIPIHARTLIWNVLSELESVRE